The following proteins are co-located in the Ignavibacteriales bacterium genome:
- a CDS encoding dehydrogenase E1 component subunit alpha/beta, with amino-acid sequence MSKNKLSNEKDITKLKKLESNKSSINDNNKNHEVKSSLTKNLPLNLTSEKLLSVLRLMLLSRAIDNKAMNLLRQGKTFFHISGSGHEAIQTAVGLSLDHKIDWIFPYYRDLGLVLTFGLTPHEFFLQCFAKASDPASGGRQLPTHWGHTKINLPSQSSPTGTQFLQAVGAALASVKKGNPHIAYVSSGEGTTSQGEFHEAINWASREKLPVMFVIQNNGYAISVPVKNQSGGKDNSIAEMMAGYHNLLRINLDGTNFFESYEKVQEAVKYINEGNGPVLIEANVVRLQSHSSSDDQKKYRDHKELDEELKRDPIDQFSKWLIKEGLLSVNELEKIKFEITEEVNAAADKALAEADPNPADAAKFVFDESGLRESLEYEMTDLGGEKIVMVDAINHALREEMEINDKIYVFGEDIADGKGGVFTATKGLSTKFGNERVFNSPLAEASIAGVATGMALAGLKPVVEIQFGDYIWPAFMQLRDETATMRYRSNNNWISPVVVRVAVGGYIHGGLYHSQNIESFFAHVPGIFIAYPSNAADAKGLLKTAIRINDPVLFCEHKGLYRQSYAITPEPNENYLVPFGKAKVVKEGSDLTVISYGAALWDCVTAAKKLEDEGHSVEVIDLRTIIPIDEEMIFKSVKKTNKCIIVHEDTLTGGFGGEIAARVADTCFQYLDGPVRRIAALDSHIPYSPILESAVLPSRDVIYNGIKSLLNF; translated from the coding sequence ATGTCTAAAAATAAATTGTCGAATGAGAAAGACATCACCAAGTTGAAAAAATTAGAATCAAACAAATCTTCTATAAACGATAATAATAAAAACCATGAAGTGAAATCAAGTTTGACAAAAAACTTACCATTGAATTTAACTTCAGAAAAATTGCTTAGTGTACTAAGATTAATGCTTTTAAGTCGTGCAATTGATAATAAAGCAATGAACCTTCTTAGGCAGGGTAAAACTTTTTTTCACATCTCAGGAAGCGGACACGAAGCTATCCAAACAGCCGTTGGCTTGTCACTCGATCATAAAATAGATTGGATTTTTCCTTACTACCGCGATCTTGGATTAGTATTAACATTTGGACTTACTCCTCATGAATTTTTCCTGCAATGTTTTGCTAAAGCCAGCGATCCAGCAAGCGGCGGCAGGCAGTTACCAACGCATTGGGGACACACTAAAATAAATTTACCATCGCAGTCAAGCCCAACCGGCACACAATTCCTTCAAGCTGTTGGCGCAGCTCTTGCTTCTGTAAAAAAAGGCAATCCTCATATTGCTTATGTCAGTTCCGGTGAAGGCACTACAAGTCAGGGCGAATTTCATGAAGCTATCAACTGGGCAAGCCGCGAAAAACTTCCTGTAATGTTTGTGATTCAAAATAATGGATATGCTATCTCGGTTCCGGTAAAAAATCAAAGCGGGGGGAAGGATAACTCTATAGCTGAAATGATGGCGGGCTACCACAATCTTTTAAGAATTAACCTTGATGGGACAAACTTTTTTGAATCTTATGAGAAAGTTCAGGAAGCTGTAAAATATATTAATGAAGGAAATGGACCTGTATTAATAGAAGCGAATGTTGTTCGGTTACAGTCTCATTCCTCTTCTGATGATCAAAAGAAATACAGGGATCATAAAGAACTTGATGAAGAATTAAAGCGTGATCCGATTGATCAGTTCTCAAAATGGTTAATAAAGGAAGGATTACTTTCTGTTAATGAACTTGAAAAAATTAAATTTGAAATTACTGAAGAAGTCAATGCAGCCGCAGATAAAGCCTTAGCAGAAGCAGACCCGAATCCTGCAGACGCTGCAAAATTTGTTTTTGACGAAAGTGGTTTGCGCGAGTCTCTCGAATATGAAATGACTGATCTAGGCGGCGAAAAAATTGTTATGGTTGACGCTATAAATCATGCTCTTCGCGAAGAAATGGAAATAAATGATAAGATTTATGTTTTTGGCGAAGACATTGCTGATGGAAAGGGAGGTGTATTCACCGCTACTAAAGGTTTATCAACAAAGTTTGGTAATGAAAGAGTTTTTAATTCTCCGCTTGCCGAAGCAAGTATTGCAGGCGTTGCAACTGGGATGGCTCTTGCCGGTTTAAAACCTGTCGTCGAAATTCAATTTGGCGATTATATCTGGCCCGCATTTATGCAGCTAAGAGATGAGACCGCTACGATGCGTTACCGCTCTAATAATAATTGGATATCACCTGTTGTTGTGAGAGTTGCTGTTGGCGGATATATTCATGGTGGGCTGTATCATAGTCAAAATATAGAATCGTTTTTTGCACACGTCCCGGGAATTTTTATTGCTTATCCTTCCAATGCCGCAGATGCAAAGGGACTACTCAAAACTGCAATACGAATTAACGACCCCGTTTTATTTTGCGAGCACAAAGGACTTTATAGACAAAGTTATGCAATCACTCCTGAACCAAACGAAAATTATTTGGTTCCTTTTGGCAAAGCGAAAGTAGTAAAAGAAGGAAGCGACTTAACTGTTATTTCTTACGGTGCAGCTTTATGGGATTGCGTTACTGCTGCAAAAAAACTTGAGGATGAAGGGCATTCGGTTGAAGTAATTGATTTGCGAACCATCATTCCCATTGATGAAGAAATGATTTTTAAGTCTGTTAAAAAAACTAATAAATGTATTATCGTTCACGAGGATACTTTGACCGGAGGATTTGGCGGGGAGATCGCTGCAAGAGTAGCAGATACTTGTTTTCAATATCTGGATGGGCCTGTAAGAAGAATTGCAGCTCTTGATTCACATATCCCTTATTCTCCGATTCTTGAATCTGCCGTACTTCCTTCGAGAGATGTTATCTATAATGGTATAAAAA
- the lipB gene encoding lipoyl(octanoyl) transferase LipB, protein MSSEKEILYIDAGIIDYQEAWELQKKILELRYQNKIPDVLLLLEHPNTYTLGKVADKKNLLSDPDFLKENNISVYEIDRGGDITFHGPGQIVGYPIINLVNWKRDAHEYLRGIEEVIIRTCDEFGLKSKRNPKYTGVWIDDRKIAAIGIKISRWITMHGFAFNINTDLSLFNGIIPCGIKEKSVTSLSKELNVEVEIKIVKEKLLNNFKQFFEYQKLINVDIDNFQNENVNEVTV, encoded by the coding sequence ATGAGTTCTGAAAAAGAAATATTATACATAGATGCCGGAATAATTGATTATCAGGAAGCATGGGAATTACAGAAGAAAATACTTGAATTAAGATATCAAAATAAAATTCCCGATGTACTTTTGCTTCTCGAACATCCAAACACTTACACACTTGGTAAAGTTGCTGATAAAAAAAATCTTTTAAGCGATCCGGATTTTCTTAAAGAGAATAATATTTCCGTTTATGAGATTGATAGGGGAGGGGATATAACTTTTCATGGACCCGGTCAAATTGTTGGATACCCGATTATTAATCTTGTTAATTGGAAAAGAGATGCTCACGAGTATTTACGCGGTATTGAAGAAGTTATCATCAGAACTTGTGATGAGTTTGGTTTGAAATCGAAACGCAACCCAAAATATACCGGCGTTTGGATTGATGATAGAAAAATTGCAGCAATCGGAATTAAAATAAGCAGATGGATAACAATGCATGGTTTTGCCTTTAATATAAATACTGATTTGTCTCTATTTAACGGAATTATTCCTTGCGGAATAAAAGAAAAATCTGTGACATCTTTAAGTAAAGAATTAAATGTTGAAGTCGAGATTAAAATTGTTAAGGAAAAACTTCTAAATAATTTCAAGCAATTTTTTGAATACCAGAAATTAATAAATGTAGATATTGATAACTTTCAAAATGAAAATGTTAATGAGGTAACAGTTTAA
- the lpdA gene encoding dihydrolipoyl dehydrogenase, which yields MTNKCDIAILGGGPGGYVAAIRAAQLGFKTVVIDNEKLGGICLNWGCIPTKSLLKNAELFDNMKNHSSDFGIKISGIEFDFNKIIKRSRDISDRITKNVEMLIKKNKVDRIRGYGKLTSKHQIEVFDIANKKIDSLTSSNIIIATGARPRLLPNIPVDKKNIITSTEAMSLGKLPKDLIVVGAGAIGIEFAYFYSVLGTKVTVIEMLDNILPIEDIEVSQTLEKNFRKRGVEIFTKAVVEKAEVTGNRVNVKVKVNGELKELSAEKVLSAIGVTGNVEGFGLEKLGIELFKNHIKVNKSTYETNVPGIYAIGDVIGPPWLAHVASAEGIHCVEGIKGIANPDIDYDNIPGCTYCQPQIASVGLTEKKARENGLEIKVGKFPFMASGKAFAIGEREGFVKLIFDEKYGELLGAHIIGSEATEMIAELTLARSIEATGHSIIKTIHAHPTLSESIMEAAAQAYGEAIHI from the coding sequence ATGACAAACAAATGTGATATCGCAATTCTTGGTGGCGGTCCAGGTGGTTATGTTGCTGCAATAAGGGCTGCTCAATTAGGGTTTAAAACCGTCGTAATTGATAATGAAAAACTTGGAGGAATTTGCTTGAACTGGGGATGTATTCCTACAAAATCGTTATTAAAAAATGCCGAGCTTTTTGATAATATGAAAAATCATTCTTCTGATTTTGGAATTAAGATCAGCGGAATTGAGTTTGATTTCAATAAAATTATTAAACGCAGCAGGGACATCTCTGATCGTATAACAAAAAATGTTGAAATGCTTATAAAAAAAAATAAAGTAGATCGCATTAGAGGTTATGGTAAATTAACGTCTAAACATCAAATTGAAGTTTTTGATATTGCCAACAAAAAAATCGATTCGTTGACTTCCTCTAATATAATAATTGCAACCGGTGCAAGACCACGACTTCTTCCAAATATTCCTGTTGATAAAAAAAATATCATTACTAGTACCGAAGCAATGTCACTCGGGAAACTTCCTAAAGATTTAATAGTCGTTGGTGCCGGTGCAATAGGAATCGAGTTTGCTTATTTCTATTCAGTGCTTGGTACAAAAGTTACAGTCATCGAAATGCTTGATAATATTTTGCCAATTGAAGATATCGAAGTATCACAAACATTAGAAAAGAATTTTCGTAAACGGGGGGTAGAGATTTTTACAAAAGCCGTTGTTGAAAAAGCTGAGGTTACGGGCAATCGAGTTAATGTAAAAGTTAAAGTTAATGGTGAATTAAAAGAACTTTCTGCGGAGAAAGTATTAAGCGCTATCGGTGTTACCGGGAATGTTGAGGGATTCGGACTTGAAAAATTAGGTATTGAACTTTTTAAGAATCACATCAAAGTGAATAAATCCACTTATGAAACTAATGTTCCAGGCATCTATGCAATTGGTGATGTAATTGGACCCCCATGGCTTGCACATGTTGCTTCGGCGGAAGGTATTCACTGTGTGGAAGGAATAAAAGGAATTGCAAATCCAGATATTGATTATGATAATATTCCGGGCTGCACATACTGTCAGCCTCAAATAGCAAGTGTTGGATTGACTGAAAAAAAAGCAAGAGAGAATGGTCTTGAAATTAAAGTTGGTAAGTTTCCATTTATGGCAAGCGGGAAGGCATTTGCAATCGGGGAGCGGGAAGGATTTGTTAAACTAATTTTTGATGAAAAATATGGCGAATTGCTCGGTGCACACATCATTGGCTCGGAAGCCACGGAGATGATAGCTGAACTGACTCTTGCACGATCAATTGAAGCAACAGGTCACTCAATAATAAAAACGATTCACGCTCATCCAACTCTTTCCGAATCTATTATGGAAGCAGCGGCTCAAGCTTATGGTGAAGCAATACACATTTGA
- a CDS encoding rhodanese-like domain-containing protein, with amino-acid sequence MLVNLNSEEFSNQIKNDNHSIIIDVRTKMEYEQGHIPNAKLIDIYLSTFTSEILELDKNKSYYLYCRSGSRSYHAGLFMIENGFTNVLNLRNGVLDWHELLVTE; translated from the coding sequence ATGTTAGTAAATTTAAATTCTGAAGAATTTTCTAATCAGATTAAAAATGATAATCATTCAATCATTATTGATGTTCGCACCAAAATGGAATATGAGCAAGGACATATTCCAAATGCAAAGTTGATTGATATTTATCTTTCAACATTTACAAGTGAAATTTTAGAACTCGATAAAAATAAATCTTACTATTTGTATTGCCGGAGCGGAAGTCGAAGTTACCATGCGGGATTATTCATGATTGAAAATGGTTTTACGAACGTTTTGAATCTCCGGAATGGAGTTCTCGATTGGCATGAACTCCTCGTAACTGAGTGA